In Sulfolobales archaeon, one DNA window encodes the following:
- a CDS encoding hydantoinase B/oxoprolinase family protein: MVSWEIIYRATVFIAEEMGVALKRSAFSPNIRERMDHSCAILDEYGRIVSQAEHIPVHLGSFRIGVINTLKWIEREGLKLDEGDMILTNDPYIAGTHLNDLMVLAPIFYEGRVVGYVVNKAHHVDVGGPMPASLNPHARTIYEEGLIIPPTKILRRGEINREILSFALENIKTPDVFLGDLNAQIAANRTGISRVLQLIDRYGLENVIRGWSSSIEYGEKTSRAELIKWPQGVFEAEDYLEWNDDLVNIRVRLRIEGEGVTADFTGTHKQIEAPLNAVLGVTYAATSFAIRSLMGSEIPVNEGFYRVVRVIAPEGSIVNPVKPAPVGGGNLETSDRIVDVVYLALSKAMPGKIPAASSGTMMNIMLGGFHEGRYWSYYETIGGGSGGRPMEDGVSGVHVYMTNTLNTPIETAEREYPIIFTRYMIREGSGGRGRFRGGDGIVRSFKVLAPARFSVLADRFRIGPWGLEGGERGSPGSVRIITRGSVITLKSKASAELAPGDEVIIETPGGGGYGLSVQ, translated from the coding sequence ATGGTCTCGTGGGAGATTATATACAGAGCTACTGTTTTTATAGCTGAGGAGATGGGTGTTGCTCTCAAGAGATCTGCTTTCTCTCCTAATATTAGAGAGAGAATGGATCACAGTTGTGCGATATTAGATGAGTATGGTAGGATAGTCTCTCAAGCTGAGCATATACCAGTACATCTAGGGTCTTTTAGAATCGGCGTTATAAATACTCTGAAATGGATCGAGAGAGAAGGTTTGAAGCTAGATGAAGGAGACATGATTCTTACAAACGATCCTTACATAGCTGGAACTCATCTTAACGATCTAATGGTGTTAGCTCCCATATTCTATGAGGGAAGAGTAGTAGGCTATGTAGTTAATAAAGCTCACCATGTTGACGTAGGAGGACCTATGCCAGCTAGTCTGAATCCACATGCTAGAACGATTTATGAAGAAGGTCTTATAATACCTCCTACAAAGATTCTTAGAAGAGGCGAGATTAATAGAGAGATCCTGAGTTTCGCGCTTGAGAATATAAAGACTCCCGATGTATTTCTAGGAGATCTAAATGCTCAGATCGCGGCTAATAGAACAGGTATCTCAAGAGTTCTACAGCTCATCGATAGATACGGTCTCGAGAATGTTATCAGAGGATGGTCTTCATCTATTGAGTATGGTGAGAAAACCTCTAGAGCAGAACTTATCAAATGGCCTCAAGGAGTTTTCGAGGCAGAAGACTATCTCGAGTGGAATGATGATCTGGTGAATATAAGAGTTAGATTAAGGATAGAGGGAGAGGGTGTCACAGCCGATTTCACGGGAACGCATAAACAGATCGAGGCACCTCTCAATGCTGTTCTAGGAGTCACCTATGCTGCAACATCTTTCGCAATAAGATCTCTCATGGGTTCTGAGATACCTGTTAATGAAGGCTTCTATAGAGTGGTGAGAGTAATAGCTCCTGAGGGAAGTATAGTGAATCCTGTTAAACCAGCTCCTGTAGGAGGAGGAAATCTAGAGACATCTGATAGGATCGTCGATGTGGTGTACCTAGCTCTGTCAAAAGCCATGCCTGGAAAAATTCCTGCAGCAAGCTCAGGAACTATGATGAATATAATGCTAGGAGGATTTCATGAGGGGAGGTACTGGTCTTATTACGAGACTATTGGAGGAGGAAGTGGAGGAAGACCTATGGAGGATGGTGTGTCGGGTGTTCATGTTTACATGACTAATACTCTGAATACTCCTATAGAAACTGCTGAGAGAGAGTATCCGATAATATTCACTAGATACATGATTAGAGAAGGTAGCGGAGGTAGAGGGAGGTTTAGAGGAGGAGATGGGATTGTAAGATCGTTTAAAGTTCTCGCTCCAGCAAGATTCTCGGTTCTCGCGGATCGATTTAGAATAGGTCCTTGGGGTCTTGAGGGAGGAGAGAGAGGTTCTCCAGGTTCTGTGAGAATTATAACCAGAGGATCTGTTATAACGCTGAAGAGTAAAGCTTCAGCAGAGCTAGCTCCAGGAGATGAGGTTATAATAGAGACACCTGGTGGTGGTGGGTATGGGTTATCAGTTCAATGA
- the pyk gene encoding pyruvate kinase, translating to MLRAKIIASIGPSSEDPKIIRELYIAGVDCFRINFSHGDLDSWSRYIEAIRAVEKEFNDKICVLGDLRGPSIRLGDLKENMSISKGSKVVFSRDPSKGIPVDSDEFFKIVDEGDMILMDDGKIRFEVIRVAYEEVEAIALTDSILSSRKNIAVRGKSLKSSIFSPRDSKAIEFSVREGITYIGVSHVRDRRDIEIIRKSIRGLGGNQRILAKIENRIAIDNLREIIHSSDGVVIARGDLGMSLGLEEIPRVQEEIVRESRRLGKPVILATQLLESMIKSPIPTRSEVQDIYSGVLYGVDGFMLTGETAVGSYPIEAVKWLRKIVDTSEKYLYESGRSYNEIRYRVEEISDPAEKFFYGVVKLAESLNAYMLLFSSSGSSAIKVSSLRPRVEVICGTNRSDVFTSLKILWGVEPVYVDAKNHEDGLDKTLKIALERELIERGRMIVLAYAIPSEDKYVVSIKRAL from the coding sequence ATGTTGAGAGCTAAGATCATAGCTAGTATAGGTCCTTCATCAGAGGATCCGAAGATCATAAGAGAACTCTATATAGCAGGTGTCGATTGTTTCAGAATAAACTTTTCTCACGGAGATCTGGATAGTTGGAGTAGATATATAGAGGCTATAAGAGCTGTAGAGAAAGAGTTTAATGATAAAATATGTGTTCTAGGAGATCTGAGAGGTCCATCAATAAGGCTAGGAGATCTTAAGGAGAATATGAGTATCTCAAAAGGATCTAAAGTTGTTTTCTCGAGAGATCCCTCGAAGGGAATTCCCGTAGACTCTGACGAGTTTTTCAAGATAGTAGACGAAGGAGATATGATCCTCATGGATGATGGTAAGATAAGATTTGAAGTTATAAGGGTAGCATACGAAGAAGTAGAAGCTATAGCTCTAACAGATAGCATTCTCAGTTCTAGAAAGAACATAGCTGTCAGAGGTAAGAGTCTGAAGTCATCTATATTCTCACCAAGAGATTCCAAAGCCATAGAATTCAGCGTTAGAGAAGGGATCACATATATAGGAGTAAGTCATGTGAGAGATCGTAGAGATATAGAGATTATCAGAAAAAGTATTCGAGGATTAGGAGGGAATCAGAGGATTCTAGCTAAGATCGAGAATAGAATTGCTATAGATAATCTAAGAGAGATAATACACTCCTCAGATGGTGTGGTCATAGCAAGAGGAGATCTAGGTATGTCTCTAGGTCTTGAGGAGATCCCTAGAGTTCAAGAGGAGATAGTTAGAGAGAGTAGAAGGCTTGGGAAACCCGTGATCCTAGCTACACAACTACTCGAGTCAATGATCAAATCACCCATACCCACCAGGTCAGAGGTTCAAGACATATACTCCGGAGTACTATACGGCGTGGACGGCTTCATGTTAACAGGAGAGACAGCAGTAGGATCCTATCCTATAGAAGCTGTGAAATGGCTTAGAAAAATCGTTGATACCTCTGAGAAGTATCTTTATGAGAGTGGAAGGAGTTATAATGAGATTAGATATAGAGTTGAAGAGATTTCAGATCCTGCTGAGAAATTCTTCTATGGAGTAGTTAAACTAGCAGAATCTCTGAATGCATACATGCTTCTGTTCAGCTCAAGCGGTTCATCAGCTATAAAAGTATCATCCTTAAGACCTAGAGTTGAGGTGATATGTGGAACTAATAGAAGTGATGTTTTCACAAGTCTAAAGATACTCTGGGGTGTAGAACCTGTATATGTTGATGCCAAGAATCATGAGGATGGTCTGGATAAAACTCTTAAGATAGCTCTAGAGAGAGAGCTTATAGAGAGAGGTCGCATGATAGTACTCGCCTACGCCATACCTTCAGAGGATAAGTATGTGGTTTCTATTAAAAGAGCATTGTAA
- a CDS encoding adenosylhomocysteinase, giving the protein MRAKIRDPGLYRRGMDQIEWAEKHMPVLMKIRRRFSSEKTLSGVRIGAVLHITKETAVLLRTLIAGGAEVWAAGSNPLSTQDDVAAALASEGVNICAWRGQSSEDYWACIDFVAESNPSIILDDGADLHGRLHSKYRDIGSRILGGTEETTTGVIRLKAMERDRVLLYPVIAVNNAQTKYLFDNRYGTGQSTVDGLLRATNILIAGKTAVVAGYGWVGKGIAMRLRGMGARVVVVEVDPIKALEAYMDGYMVTSMSKAAEIGDIFITATGNKDVIRREHMLRMKDGAILANAGHFNVEISIRDLEDISIEKRVIRENLTEYKLRDGRRIYLLAEGRLVNLVAAEGHPSEVMDMSFANQALSVEYIYRNSEKLEKRVYNVPEDIDRLVAELKLEALGVEIERLTEEQIRYLSQWTEGT; this is encoded by the coding sequence TTGAGGGCTAAGATAAGAGATCCAGGACTCTATAGAAGAGGAATGGATCAGATAGAATGGGCTGAGAAGCACATGCCTGTTCTAATGAAAATAAGAAGAAGATTTTCTTCAGAGAAAACTCTTAGCGGTGTGAGAATAGGAGCTGTTCTTCATATAACCAAGGAAACCGCGGTTCTTCTCAGAACACTTATAGCTGGTGGAGCTGAGGTGTGGGCTGCAGGTTCTAACCCTCTATCTACTCAAGATGATGTTGCAGCAGCTCTAGCTAGTGAGGGTGTTAATATATGTGCCTGGAGAGGTCAGAGTTCTGAGGATTATTGGGCTTGTATAGATTTTGTTGCAGAGTCTAATCCTAGTATTATTCTCGATGATGGAGCAGATCTTCATGGAAGACTGCATTCAAAATATAGAGACATAGGATCTAGAATCCTAGGAGGTACTGAGGAGACTACAACAGGTGTGATAAGACTTAAAGCTATGGAGAGAGATCGCGTTCTTCTATATCCTGTGATAGCTGTGAACAATGCTCAAACAAAGTATCTATTCGATAACAGATATGGCACAGGTCAGTCTACAGTAGACGGGCTTCTGAGAGCTACAAATATTCTGATAGCTGGAAAGACTGCTGTGGTAGCAGGATATGGATGGGTTGGGAAGGGTATTGCTATGAGACTTAGAGGCATGGGTGCAAGGGTTGTAGTTGTAGAAGTAGATCCTATAAAAGCTTTGGAAGCTTACATGGACGGCTACATGGTTACGAGTATGAGCAAAGCTGCTGAAATAGGAGATATATTCATAACAGCTACAGGAAATAAAGATGTGATAAGAAGAGAGCATATGCTTAGAATGAAAGATGGAGCTATTCTAGCAAATGCAGGTCATTTTAATGTTGAGATTTCTATAAGAGATCTTGAGGATATATCGATTGAGAAGAGAGTTATAAGAGAGAATCTGACAGAGTACAAGCTGAGAGATGGTAGAAGAATCTATCTACTAGCAGAAGGCAGACTTGTTAACCTAGTTGCTGCCGAAGGTCATCCAAGCGAGGTTATGGATATGAGCTTTGCCAATCAAGCTCTATCCGTTGAGTATATATATAGAAATAGTGAGAAACTTGAGAAGAGGGTTTATAATGTGCCTGAGGATATAGACAGGCTTGTTGCAGAACTGAAGTTAGAGGCTTTAGGTGTGGAGATCGAAAGACTCACTGAAGAGCAGATCAGATATCTAAGCCAGTGGACTGAGGGGACTTAA
- a CDS encoding DUF99 family protein, whose translation MIGIDDGFFPPYFKEKKGFAPLVGVLGRKSIVKNISIKMILVDEERPDDILLELISDLLRDFSRKMVSSIATDNIIFAGFSIYDPWSLEDYIKIPLIIVFSHDLDLRRIKSALEKHFRDHERRFNLISKAYKSSSIIRTPRGLLRILCLGSDLEYCMSEVIYNQTSHKIPQPLRSADLIASALGRFLFRGASPEKIDLDHYKS comes from the coding sequence ATGATAGGTATAGATGATGGATTCTTCCCCCCCTATTTTAAAGAGAAGAAAGGTTTTGCTCCTTTAGTCGGTGTTTTAGGGCGAAAATCTATTGTAAAGAATATTTCAATTAAAATGATTCTAGTAGACGAGGAGAGACCTGATGATATTCTCCTAGAACTCATCTCAGATCTTCTGAGGGATTTTTCCAGAAAAATGGTTTCATCTATAGCAACTGATAACATTATATTCGCAGGCTTCTCAATATATGATCCTTGGTCTCTGGAGGATTACATTAAGATTCCTCTGATTATAGTGTTTTCACATGATCTAGATCTTCGAAGAATTAAAAGTGCTCTGGAAAAACATTTCAGAGATCATGAGAGAAGATTTAATTTAATCTCGAAAGCATATAAGAGTAGTAGCATCATTAGAACTCCCAGAGGGCTTCTAAGAATCCTCTGTTTAGGATCTGATCTAGAATATTGTATGAGCGAGGTGATATACAATCAGACTTCTCATAAAATACCTCAACCATTAAGATCTGCTGATTTAATAGCTTCAGCTCTCGGAAGATTTCTTTTTAGAGGAGCTTCTCCTGAAAAGATAGATCTTGATCATTATAAGAGCTGA
- a CDS encoding adenosylcobalamin-dependent ribonucleoside-diphosphate reductase produces the protein MISTDDSESRAGFSILRSKVLVVKRNGSREPFTLDKIVGSLAKIFKELGLNLSQAEELVMRVLQDLEKYCDEKKCSEIPSTMISDTIEKHLMNMGVSNSIMFEIAKRYALGRIYQDVYGKKWDGSYNPRDLKLTFQAIKVLESRYLLKDPETLRYTETPQMLFRRVAKAIAEVERRYGKDEAFIRELEEKFYDLISSLRFMPNSPTLMNAGTGSGLLSACFVIPVRDSMVTPEGEGIMDALRAQALIQKYGGGTGFSFSELRPEGDVVASTSGVASGPLSFMKLFDVNTEVIKQGGKRRGANMGILHVWHPDIERFILSKSGELKDIQLQNFNISVGIYDSFMKALEKGEKFPLINPRKTQLRPGSGDSRYYALTRARYSIEEEWVQEYILKELEENGGSISLDESRIVTWEEAVAIAENEKAIVKWIDPQDLWSKIVKGAWDSGDPGLIFIDTINRRHTAWYIDKINATNPCGEEPLLDWEPCNLGSIDIASYVVLEGDKAYIDAERLAEDIKIMVRFLDNVIDAAKWPLKQLEESSKRTRKIGLGVMGWAYALIKLGIRYDSPDAVYLSWHMARFLYYHALKTSIELAKEKGAFPAYDPNLYNPAWNFSKDLEELFKIAGLEPKISARAVEIAKALQVDPRELDEELRMYGVRNAQVLSIAPTGTISIIAGTSPSIEPIFALAFVRSVAVGTFIEIDRLFLEYLRRYELDDPEVVEAIAETGSIGHNPFMPRTLREVFRTAHDVDPIYHLLHQAAWQQWVDAGVSKTINMVSEATVEDIDKIYRLSWRLGIKGTTVYRDKSKSQQVIYFGLKSFRERSGGGSQSQESREREVEREEKRSSLERHVRKPARRYVEEEEVEEIAEEADVSRKRKTVRSTAKYGRIRISNKEFLYIEGFEDPSCPTCEL, from the coding sequence ATGATCTCTACAGATGATTCGGAATCTAGAGCTGGTTTCTCGATTCTCAGATCTAAGGTTTTAGTTGTCAAAAGAAACGGATCTAGAGAGCCTTTCACCCTCGATAAAATCGTAGGATCTCTGGCGAAGATATTTAAGGAACTAGGTCTAAATCTTTCACAAGCTGAAGAACTTGTAATGAGAGTTCTTCAAGATCTTGAGAAATACTGTGATGAGAAGAAGTGTAGTGAAATACCTTCTACAATGATCTCTGATACTATTGAGAAGCATCTTATGAATATGGGGGTTAGCAATAGCATTATGTTCGAGATAGCTAAGAGATATGCTCTCGGAAGAATCTATCAAGATGTATATGGTAAGAAATGGGATGGCTCTTATAATCCTAGAGACCTTAAGCTTACATTTCAAGCTATAAAAGTTTTAGAATCAAGATATCTACTCAAGGATCCTGAGACTCTCAGATATACAGAGACACCTCAAATGCTCTTCAGAAGAGTTGCTAAAGCCATCGCAGAGGTTGAAAGAAGATATGGAAAAGATGAAGCGTTTATAAGAGAACTTGAAGAGAAGTTCTACGACCTCATATCATCTCTCAGGTTCATGCCCAACTCGCCAACTTTAATGAATGCAGGAACAGGATCAGGTCTTCTATCAGCATGCTTTGTAATACCAGTGAGAGATTCCATGGTCACACCTGAAGGCGAAGGTATCATGGATGCTCTCAGAGCACAAGCTCTCATACAGAAGTATGGTGGTGGAACAGGTTTTTCATTCTCAGAGTTAAGACCTGAGGGAGACGTGGTGGCATCAACGTCAGGGGTAGCTTCAGGTCCTCTGAGTTTCATGAAGCTCTTCGACGTGAATACAGAAGTGATCAAGCAGGGAGGTAAGAGAAGAGGTGCTAACATGGGGATCCTTCATGTATGGCATCCTGATATTGAGAGATTCATACTATCTAAAAGTGGAGAACTTAAAGATATTCAGCTTCAGAACTTCAATATAAGTGTTGGGATCTATGACAGCTTTATGAAAGCTCTTGAGAAAGGAGAGAAGTTTCCACTGATCAATCCGAGAAAAACTCAGTTAAGACCTGGATCTGGAGATTCAAGATATTATGCTCTGACCAGAGCTAGGTATAGTATTGAAGAGGAGTGGGTGCAGGAGTATATATTAAAAGAGCTTGAGGAGAACGGAGGTTCTATATCTCTTGATGAAAGTAGGATCGTGACATGGGAAGAAGCTGTAGCGATTGCTGAGAATGAAAAAGCTATAGTCAAATGGATCGATCCTCAGGATCTATGGAGTAAAATTGTTAAAGGAGCCTGGGATTCAGGAGATCCAGGACTTATATTTATTGATACCATAAATAGGAGACATACAGCATGGTATATAGATAAGATCAATGCAACAAATCCCTGCGGTGAAGAACCTCTCCTAGATTGGGAGCCTTGTAACCTAGGTTCTATAGATATCGCTAGCTATGTGGTCTTAGAAGGAGATAAAGCTTATATAGATGCTGAGAGACTTGCAGAAGATATAAAGATCATGGTTAGATTCCTTGATAACGTGATCGATGCAGCGAAATGGCCTTTGAAACAACTTGAGGAATCCTCTAAGAGAACTAGAAAGATAGGACTCGGAGTCATGGGCTGGGCTTATGCTCTTATAAAACTTGGAATAAGATATGACAGTCCAGACGCAGTATATCTCTCCTGGCATATGGCTAGATTCCTCTACTATCATGCTTTGAAAACATCTATAGAGCTTGCCAAGGAGAAAGGAGCTTTTCCAGCATACGATCCGAATCTGTATAATCCTGCATGGAACTTCTCTAAAGATCTCGAAGAACTTTTCAAGATAGCAGGATTAGAACCTAAGATCTCTGCAAGAGCTGTGGAAATAGCTAAAGCTCTGCAAGTAGACCCTAGAGAGCTAGATGAAGAGCTGAGAATGTATGGTGTTAGAAATGCTCAGGTTCTCTCTATAGCTCCTACAGGAACTATATCAATAATCGCAGGAACTTCACCAAGTATAGAGCCTATATTCGCTCTAGCATTTGTGAGATCTGTTGCGGTTGGAACCTTCATAGAGATCGACAGGTTATTCCTAGAATATCTGAGAAGATATGAACTAGATGATCCTGAGGTTGTTGAGGCAATAGCCGAGACAGGATCCATAGGACACAACCCCTTCATGCCTAGAACTCTCAGAGAGGTTTTCAGAACAGCTCATGATGTAGATCCCATCTATCACTTACTCCACCAAGCAGCATGGCAGCAATGGGTTGATGCTGGTGTTTCTAAGACTATAAACATGGTTTCAGAAGCTACGGTAGAGGATATTGATAAGATCTATAGACTTTCATGGAGACTAGGTATAAAAGGAACTACAGTCTATAGAGATAAGTCTAAGAGTCAGCAGGTTATATACTTCGGATTGAAATCCTTCAGAGAAAGAAGTGGAGGAGGATCCCAGAGTCAGGAGAGTCGTGAAAGAGAGGTTGAAAGAGAAGAGAAGAGAAGCTCTCTTGAGAGACACGTGAGAAAACCTGCAAGAAGATATGTTGAAGAGGAGGAGGTAGAAGAGATCGCAGAAGAAGCTGATGTGTCGCGGAAAAGAAAGACGGTTAGATCCACAGCAAAGTATGGTAGGATCAGGATATCGAATAAAGAGTTTCTATACATAGAAGGATTTGAAGATCCTTCGTGTCCTACGTGCGAACTCTAG
- a CDS encoding signal recognition particle subunit SRP19/SEC65 family protein yields the protein MGREIIIWLPQLDPTIPRRLGRRIARNSLPRKPSLEDVLRACERIGLKCEAEREKRYPRLWYLETPRIRIETDMKKSYVIKALTAELSKMMSRSG from the coding sequence ATGGGTAGAGAGATTATCATATGGCTTCCACAGCTAGATCCTACAATACCTAGAAGACTTGGCAGGAGAATAGCTAGGAATTCTCTCCCTAGAAAACCCAGCTTAGAAGATGTTCTCAGAGCATGTGAGAGGATAGGATTGAAGTGCGAAGCTGAGAGAGAGAAGAGATATCCAAGACTCTGGTATCTTGAAACACCTAGGATTAGAATCGAAACAGATATGAAGAAAAGCTATGTTATAAAAGCTCTTACAGCCGAGTTAAGTAAAATGATGAGTAGATCTGGTTAG
- a CDS encoding 30S ribosomal protein S8e, translating into MSVYQGSDFRKITGGLRRPHRKKRKYEMGSFPTETRLGNEDFREVERVRGGNIKVRVRRALYANVLDRKTMKTQKVKIKAILESHANREFARRGIIVKGTIIETEIGRAKVTSRPGQDGVVNAVLL; encoded by the coding sequence TTGAGCGTGTATCAAGGAAGTGATTTCAGAAAGATCACCGGAGGATTGAGAAGACCTCATAGGAAGAAGAGAAAGTATGAGATGGGGAGCTTTCCAACAGAAACAAGGCTAGGCAATGAGGATTTCAGAGAGGTTGAGAGAGTGAGAGGTGGTAATATTAAGGTGAGAGTTAGAAGAGCTCTCTATGCTAATGTCCTTGATAGAAAGACTATGAAGACTCAGAAGGTAAAGATAAAAGCTATCTTAGAATCCCATGCCAATAGAGAGTTTGCTAGAAGAGGGATTATAGTTAAAGGTACTATAATAGAGACAGAGATAGGAAGAGCAAAAGTTACATCAAGACCTGGACAAGATGGAGTAGTTAATGCAGTTCTCCTATAG
- the folE gene encoding GTP cyclohydrolase I FolE: MSSNKNLRMDLDLRKKKLEELFREFLILIGEDPDREGLKETPERVARMWIEELVSGYYRDPSEYLRTFSYEDKDNDLERVQKIDDTIIVSGIPIRSLCEHHLLPIIGVASIAYIPGEKILGFSKFARIAELFARRLQIQERLTNQIADFVYEYIKARGVIVVVRGIHLCALHRGVKEPLITVTRAVRGVFKEDDEMRSEVMNIMLREIYTPHDIDMILSAIEKRS, translated from the coding sequence ATGAGCTCTAACAAGAATCTGAGAATGGATCTGGATTTAAGAAAGAAGAAGCTTGAGGAGCTTTTCAGAGAATTTCTAATATTAATAGGTGAGGATCCTGATAGAGAAGGTTTGAAGGAGACTCCTGAAAGAGTTGCTAGAATGTGGATCGAGGAGCTTGTAAGCGGATACTACAGAGATCCAAGCGAGTATCTAAGAACATTTTCTTATGAAGATAAAGATAATGATCTGGAGAGAGTTCAGAAGATTGATGACACGATAATAGTCTCAGGAATACCTATAAGAAGTCTGTGCGAGCATCATCTTCTACCGATCATAGGTGTGGCATCTATAGCATATATACCTGGTGAGAAGATCCTTGGATTTTCAAAGTTCGCTAGAATAGCAGAGCTATTCGCGCGAAGACTTCAGATCCAGGAGAGACTTACAAATCAGATCGCGGACTTCGTGTATGAGTATATCAAGGCTAGAGGAGTTATAGTGGTCGTGAGAGGTATTCATCTATGTGCTCTTCACAGAGGAGTTAAAGAACCTCTAATAACAGTGACAAGAGCTGTAAGAGGTGTTTTTAAAGAGGATGATGAGATGAGATCTGAGGTGATGAATATAATGTTAAGAGAGATATACACGCCACATGACATAGATATGATACTATCAGCTATTGAAAAAAGATCTTGA
- the sufC gene encoding Fe-S cluster assembly ATPase SufC: MSNNNNDKGLLVDNISAGIGEKLIVRDVRIMIRPGEIHALMGPNGSGKSTVAYALMGHPLYKIYSGRIYLDGEDITDLPPEERYRKGLFLAFQIPPETMVKTRTLYLQLARVRKIPFSRVIKLMRDLDLKEEVLDRYLNKGFSGGEMKRSEIVQMYLSEPRYAILDEPDSGVDVEGLNAMSRILGDLREKKVGVLVITHTGRIFRGVDPDAVHVLIGGRIIASGDKDLIRLIDEKGYEYFRKRVEETEIR, from the coding sequence ATGAGTAATAACAACAATGATAAAGGTCTTCTCGTAGACAACATATCAGCTGGTATAGGTGAGAAGCTGATTGTAAGAGATGTAAGGATTATGATAAGACCTGGAGAGATACATGCTCTGATGGGACCTAATGGTAGTGGTAAGAGTACTGTTGCATATGCTCTGATGGGTCATCCTCTTTATAAGATCTATAGTGGTAGGATCTATCTTGATGGAGAAGATATCACAGATCTACCTCCCGAAGAGAGGTATAGAAAAGGTCTTTTCCTAGCTTTTCAAATACCTCCGGAGACTATGGTTAAAACTAGAACTCTATATCTTCAGCTTGCTAGAGTTAGGAAGATACCTTTTTCTAGAGTTATCAAACTCATGAGAGATCTAGATCTTAAAGAAGAAGTGCTTGATAGATATCTAAACAAAGGCTTCTCAGGTGGTGAGATGAAGAGATCTGAGATCGTTCAGATGTATCTTTCAGAACCTAGATATGCTATATTAGATGAACCAGATAGCGGAGTTGATGTAGAAGGTCTTAATGCGATGAGCAGGATCTTAGGAGATCTTCGCGAGAAAAAAGTTGGAGTGCTTGTTATCACTCATACAGGCAGGATCTTCAGAGGAGTGGATCCTGATGCGGTACATGTATTGATCGGAGGTAGAATTATTGCCAGCGGTGATAAAGATCTTATAAGATTAATCGATGAGAAAGGATACGAGTATTTTAGAAAAAGAGTAGAAGAAACTGAGATAAGGTGA